The following proteins are co-located in the Rhodococcus opacus B4 genome:
- the ehuC gene encoding ectoine/hydroxyectoine ABC transporter permease subunit EhuC produces the protein MKENIDALLDAWPSIQEGIVVTLQLTAGGALLAFVLALVLGLAARAHNIVIRGSARAFIEFFRGTSLLVQLFWLFYVVPLFGYLIDPVLCGILALGLNYGAYGAEVVRGAINSVPQSQWEAATALDFSHWQRLRRVVFPQAWAEMIPPLTNLLIQLLKGTALASYILLQDLTFEIDQLRQTTGNTLFAFGVGLVIYFVIGYVLTLLMNALEVRAKNRLGTGPSLREIFSLAPSDPRGLEAAKQ, from the coding sequence GTGAAGGAGAATATCGACGCGCTGCTGGATGCGTGGCCGAGCATCCAGGAAGGCATCGTCGTCACGCTCCAACTGACGGCGGGAGGCGCGCTCCTGGCATTCGTCCTCGCGCTCGTTCTCGGGTTGGCTGCTCGTGCCCACAACATCGTGATCCGCGGATCGGCCCGCGCGTTCATCGAATTCTTCCGGGGCACTTCGCTGTTGGTGCAGCTGTTCTGGTTGTTCTACGTCGTTCCGCTGTTCGGTTACCTCATCGACCCCGTGCTGTGCGGGATCCTCGCGCTCGGTCTGAACTACGGCGCTTACGGAGCCGAGGTGGTTCGTGGTGCGATCAACTCGGTGCCGCAATCGCAGTGGGAGGCTGCGACGGCACTGGATTTCAGTCACTGGCAACGGCTGCGGCGGGTGGTCTTCCCGCAGGCGTGGGCCGAGATGATTCCGCCGCTGACGAATCTGTTGATCCAGCTGCTCAAGGGCACCGCCCTCGCAAGCTACATCCTTCTGCAGGACTTGACCTTCGAGATCGACCAGCTCCGGCAGACGACCGGCAACACGCTCTTCGCGTTCGGTGTGGGGCTCGTCATCTACTTCGTCATCGGTTACGTGCTGACCCTGCTGATGAACGCGCTGGAGGTGCGCGCCAAGAATCGCCTCGGCACGGGACCGTCCCTGCGTGAGATCTTCAGCCTCGCACCGTCCGATCCCCGGGGATTGGAGGCCGCGAAGCAATGA
- a CDS encoding bile acid:sodium symporter family protein, which produces MLTKIPLLGRLDPFIIGILITVGIASLVPADGTALTAFTWATKVAVGILFFLYGARLSTQEALQGLRHWRLHLTILAATFVIFPLLGIAARVLVPTILTQPLYLGLLYVCLLPSTVQSSIAFVSIARGNVPGAIVSASFSNILGIFVTPLLVALLMTSEGAGFDASSAIGILVMLLLPFIAGQAVRRWIGPWVKKHGAPLKLVDRGSILLVVYVAFSEGMNEGIWGTLSVGRLLGLLAVCAVLLAIVLSLTWFGSKRLGFDRADQITITFCGSKKSLATGLPMATVLFASQPIGLIVLPLMLFHQLQLLVCAWMAGRFARRAAVDETELATSSR; this is translated from the coding sequence ATGCTGACGAAGATCCCGCTGCTCGGAAGACTCGATCCGTTCATCATCGGCATCCTGATCACCGTCGGGATCGCCAGCCTGGTCCCCGCCGACGGCACCGCCCTGACCGCGTTCACCTGGGCCACGAAGGTGGCCGTCGGAATTCTGTTCTTCCTGTACGGCGCCCGGCTCTCCACGCAGGAGGCCCTGCAGGGCCTGCGCCACTGGCGCCTCCACCTCACCATCCTCGCGGCGACGTTCGTCATCTTCCCGCTCCTCGGAATCGCGGCACGCGTGCTGGTCCCGACGATCCTGACCCAACCGCTGTACCTGGGCCTTCTGTACGTCTGCCTCCTGCCGTCGACGGTCCAGTCGTCAATCGCCTTCGTGTCGATCGCCCGCGGCAACGTGCCCGGGGCGATCGTCAGCGCGTCGTTCTCCAACATCCTCGGCATCTTCGTCACTCCCCTGCTCGTGGCGTTGTTGATGACGAGCGAGGGGGCGGGCTTCGACGCGTCCTCCGCGATCGGAATCCTCGTCATGCTGCTGCTCCCGTTCATCGCCGGCCAGGCCGTGCGACGGTGGATCGGCCCGTGGGTGAAGAAACACGGCGCACCGCTCAAGCTCGTCGACCGGGGGTCGATCCTGCTGGTCGTCTACGTCGCATTCAGCGAGGGAATGAACGAGGGCATCTGGGGCACGCTGTCCGTCGGCCGGCTCCTCGGCCTGCTCGCGGTGTGCGCGGTGCTGCTCGCGATCGTCCTGTCCCTCACCTGGTTCGGGTCGAAGCGACTCGGGTTCGACCGGGCCGATCAGATCACGATCACGTTCTGCGGGTCGAAGAAGAGCCTCGCCACCGGCCTTCCGATGGCCACCGTCCTGTTCGCCAGTCAGCCGATCGGCCTGATCGTGCTGCCGCTCATGCTGTTCCACCAACTCCAGTTGCTGGTGTGTGCGTGGATGGCGGGGCGGTTCGCACGGCGCGCTGCCGTCGACGAGACCGAACTCGCGACCAGTTCGCGATAA
- the ehuB gene encoding ectoine/hydroxyectoine ABC transporter substrate-binding protein EhuB, protein MSKQRPAVRAAVAFAGLVVAAGSVAGCTKTDTASGGSLLQQLQDSGTVTVGFAGEAPYSFEQDGQLTGATVALHREIFKNLGIDNVEGVSTDFGALIPGLQARRFDVVSAGMSILPQRCEQAAFSEPEFNYTTALMVPKGNPANLTDMQSVQQSGVRMAAMTGAIESDYAQQLGIDAMQVASPQDGMDAVANGRADVFALTGISLNWLAQNNPQAPVEVTNSFVAVIDGVPQVGAGGTVFRKEDTELRDAYNAELAKITSDKEKYLSIVGPFGFTEEELPDPNLTTAKLCGGAG, encoded by the coding sequence ATGTCGAAACAACGTCCGGCGGTCAGAGCGGCTGTCGCCTTCGCGGGCCTGGTGGTGGCCGCCGGCTCCGTCGCGGGGTGTACGAAGACCGACACGGCCAGCGGCGGATCGCTCCTCCAGCAACTGCAGGACAGCGGAACGGTCACCGTCGGATTCGCCGGCGAAGCGCCGTACAGCTTCGAGCAGGACGGCCAGTTGACCGGCGCCACCGTGGCCCTGCACCGGGAAATCTTCAAGAACCTCGGAATCGACAACGTCGAGGGCGTCAGCACCGACTTCGGAGCACTCATTCCCGGGTTGCAGGCCCGCCGCTTCGACGTCGTCAGCGCCGGAATGTCGATCCTGCCGCAGCGCTGCGAACAGGCAGCGTTCAGTGAGCCGGAGTTCAACTACACGACCGCGCTGATGGTGCCCAAGGGCAATCCGGCGAATCTCACCGACATGCAGTCGGTGCAGCAGAGCGGTGTGCGGATGGCCGCGATGACCGGGGCGATCGAATCGGACTACGCGCAGCAACTCGGGATCGACGCGATGCAGGTGGCGTCGCCGCAGGACGGTATGGATGCCGTTGCCAACGGGCGAGCGGATGTCTTTGCGCTGACCGGGATCTCACTGAACTGGCTGGCGCAGAACAATCCGCAGGCGCCGGTGGAGGTGACCAACTCGTTCGTCGCCGTGATCGACGGGGTACCCCAGGTCGGTGCCGGCGGAACGGTCTTCCGTAAGGAGGACACCGAGTTGCGCGACGCCTACAACGCCGAGTTGGCGAAGATCACGTCCGACAAGGAGAAGTACCTGTCGATCGTCGGACCGTTCGGGTTCACCGAAGAGGAACTGCCCGATCCGAACCTGACCACCGCCAAACTCTGCGGCGGGGCCGGCTGA
- the ehuD gene encoding ectoine/hydroxyectoine ABC transporter permease subunit EhuD encodes MSVHWSWDRAFEALPVLLEGFKITLIATVLGFLISVVLGLVIALIRQAAPRWVSAPVRAVSEFIRLTPLVVQLLFVYYTFTGLSPLQIGVAVLGIHYSTYMAEVYRAGIEAVPVGQWEAARALSIAPARTWRAIILPQAIRRVVPALGNYAVSMFKDTPFLFAITVVEMVTAAQQFGARHFQYLEPLTLAGVIFLLASYPTSLLIRRLERRLAR; translated from the coding sequence ATGAGCGTCCACTGGAGCTGGGATCGCGCGTTCGAGGCTCTGCCCGTGCTGCTCGAGGGTTTCAAGATCACCCTGATCGCCACCGTGCTCGGGTTCCTGATCTCCGTCGTTCTCGGGCTGGTCATCGCGTTGATCCGGCAGGCCGCACCACGGTGGGTGAGTGCGCCGGTCCGTGCGGTCAGCGAGTTCATCCGGTTGACCCCGCTCGTCGTGCAACTGCTGTTCGTGTACTACACGTTCACCGGGCTCTCGCCACTGCAGATCGGCGTGGCAGTGCTCGGAATTCACTATTCGACGTACATGGCGGAGGTGTACCGGGCGGGGATCGAGGCGGTGCCCGTCGGGCAGTGGGAGGCGGCGAGGGCCTTGTCCATCGCGCCCGCCCGGACGTGGCGGGCGATCATCCTGCCGCAGGCCATCCGTCGCGTCGTCCCGGCGCTGGGCAACTACGCGGTGTCGATGTTCAAGGACACCCCGTTCCTGTTCGCCATCACGGTGGTGGAAATGGTGACCGCCGCGCAGCAGTTCGGCGCCCGGCACTTCCAGTACCTCGAACCGTTGACGCTGGCGGGTGTGATCTTCCTGCTCGCCAGCTACCCGACGTCCCTGCTCATACGGCGATTGGAGAGACGTCTTGCCCGATGA
- a CDS encoding LysR family transcriptional regulator — protein MFDPVHLRSFLAVARTRSFTAAARRLNLRQSTVSQHVGKLENAAGRRLFLRDTHSVELTADGSVMVGFATSILERHSDAERYFTQSGVRGRVRFGASEDLVLHELPRILGEFRRSHPLVDLELTVALSEVLFQQLHEGRLDMVFGKRRPGDRHGELVWTDRLAFFAAPDFVPDAEGPVPLVAYPPPSITRAAALDALEKSGRGARVACVTDSLNGLRAACLAGLGVVFHAETLPPAGLVPVRMRSRDEWGPAVDVEFVLEARRSVLSEPEQALRAAILENADRLRA, from the coding sequence GTGTTCGATCCGGTTCACCTGCGGAGCTTCCTGGCTGTCGCACGCACCAGGAGTTTCACCGCCGCGGCCCGGCGGCTGAACCTGCGGCAATCGACGGTGAGCCAGCATGTCGGAAAGCTGGAGAACGCTGCCGGTCGGCGCCTGTTTCTGCGGGATACGCATTCGGTCGAGCTGACCGCGGACGGCTCCGTGATGGTGGGGTTCGCGACGTCGATACTCGAGCGCCACTCGGACGCCGAACGCTACTTCACGCAGTCCGGGGTGCGGGGACGCGTGCGATTCGGGGCGTCCGAGGATCTGGTTCTGCACGAACTTCCCCGGATTCTGGGTGAGTTCCGGCGCAGCCATCCGCTCGTGGATCTCGAACTCACGGTGGCGTTGAGCGAAGTGCTGTTCCAGCAACTGCACGAAGGCCGGCTGGACATGGTCTTCGGGAAGCGTCGCCCAGGAGACCGGCACGGGGAACTGGTGTGGACCGATCGGTTGGCGTTCTTCGCGGCACCGGACTTCGTTCCGGACGCCGAGGGCCCGGTGCCGCTGGTGGCCTATCCGCCGCCGTCGATCACCCGGGCAGCGGCGCTGGACGCCCTGGAGAAATCCGGGCGCGGCGCGCGCGTGGCGTGCGTGACGGACAGTCTGAACGGGTTGCGGGCCGCCTGCCTCGCGGGACTCGGGGTCGTGTTCCACGCGGAAACCCTTCCGCCCGCGGGGCTGGTACCGGTGCGGATGCGTTCGCGCGACGAATGGGGGCCCGCGGTCGACGTCGAATTCGTGCTGGAGGCCCGGCGGAGCGTTCTCAGCGAACCGGAGCAGGCCCTGCGCGCCGCCATCCTCGAGAACGCGGATCGACTGCGCGCGTGA
- the ehuA gene encoding ectoine/hydroxyectoine ABC transporter ATP-binding protein EhuA translates to MIRFDDVVKQFGDHVVLDHLDFRVERGDRVTLIGPSGSGKTTILRLLMTLEKVNDGVIWVDGAPLTHEEKGGKLVPASEKYVRRIRRRIGMVFQQFNLFPNMNVIENITEAPIHVLGLDKATAAKRARELLETVGLSDKETAHPTQLSGGQQQRVAIARALAMDPDILLLDEVTSALDPELVADVLDVLRDVARTTDITMLIVTHEMQFARDVSNRVMMFDAGRIVEEGDPATIFTAPKHERTKTFLKAVLAD, encoded by the coding sequence ATGATCCGATTCGACGACGTCGTGAAGCAGTTCGGCGACCACGTCGTGCTCGATCACCTGGACTTTCGGGTCGAGCGCGGCGACCGCGTGACCCTGATCGGACCGAGCGGATCGGGGAAGACGACGATCCTGCGGCTGCTCATGACCCTCGAGAAGGTGAACGACGGCGTCATCTGGGTGGACGGAGCGCCTCTGACACACGAGGAGAAGGGCGGCAAACTCGTTCCGGCGTCGGAGAAGTACGTGCGCCGGATACGACGCCGGATCGGCATGGTCTTCCAGCAGTTCAACCTGTTCCCGAACATGAACGTGATCGAGAACATCACCGAAGCGCCGATCCACGTGCTCGGCCTGGACAAGGCCACAGCCGCGAAGCGGGCACGCGAGTTGCTCGAGACGGTCGGTTTGTCGGACAAGGAGACCGCGCACCCGACACAGCTGTCCGGTGGTCAGCAACAGCGGGTCGCGATTGCCCGAGCCCTGGCGATGGACCCCGACATCCTGCTGCTCGACGAGGTGACGTCGGCGCTGGATCCGGAACTGGTGGCGGACGTCCTCGACGTACTCAGGGACGTCGCGCGCACCACCGACATCACGATGCTGATCGTCACGCACGAAATGCAGTTCGCGCGGGACGTGTCGAACCGGGTGATGATGTTCGACGCCGGCCGCATCGTGGAAGAGGGCGACCCGGCCACGATCTTCACCGCACCGAAGCACGAGCGCACCAAGACGTTCCTGAAGGCCGTGCTGGCCGACTGA